In Synechococcus sp. A18-25c, a single window of DNA contains:
- a CDS encoding DCC1-like thiol-disulfide oxidoreductase family protein, producing the protein MPITLVYDGGCPFCRHFARRSELLGGLPDLTIRDGRSDHELRGMLRRRGFNLSNGAVLMEGERIWHGSDAIAVLCQHLTPSDPLLQLLHGLFRNPRRANLLYPGLLAARQLALGWRGLPLDPDQA; encoded by the coding sequence ATGCCAATCACACTCGTTTACGACGGTGGCTGCCCCTTCTGCCGTCATTTCGCACGCCGCAGTGAATTACTCGGAGGGCTGCCTGATCTGACCATCCGCGATGGACGCAGTGACCACGAACTGCGAGGAATGTTGCGCCGCCGAGGCTTCAACCTCAGCAATGGAGCTGTGTTGATGGAAGGAGAACGCATCTGGCATGGCAGCGACGCCATTGCTGTGTTGTGCCAACACCTGACTCCGAGTGATCCCCTGCTGCAATTGCTCCATGGCCTGTTCCGGAATCCCCGAAGAGCCAATCTTCTGTATCCAGGGCTCCTCGCTGCTCGACAGCTCGCTCTGGGGTGGCGAGGGCTACCGCTCGACCCTGATCAGGCTTGA
- a CDS encoding prohibitin family protein, translated as MQSPSSMRSVNPGGPEGGLVAIVAIVLAALLLLGQALFVVPAGEVAVITTLGKVSGAPRQPGLNAKLPLVQQVWPFSIRTQVKPENFATLTKDLQVIQATATIKYALRPDEAGRVYSTIASSDRDVYPRIIQPSLLKALKSVFSQYELVTIASEWNDISALVASTVADELDQFDYVKVVGLDLTGLEIAEEYRAAIEQKQIAEQQLLRAQTEVKIAEQEALRYDTLNKSLDDQVLYKLFLDKWDGQTQVVPGLPGVAGGTPPVIVGRR; from the coding sequence ATGCAGAGTCCTTCGTCGATGCGATCGGTCAATCCTGGTGGACCTGAAGGAGGCCTGGTCGCGATTGTCGCCATTGTGCTGGCGGCACTTCTGCTCTTGGGGCAGGCGCTTTTTGTGGTCCCTGCTGGTGAGGTGGCCGTGATCACCACCCTGGGAAAAGTAAGTGGGGCTCCTCGACAGCCGGGACTCAACGCCAAGCTTCCTTTGGTGCAACAAGTGTGGCCCTTCAGCATCCGCACGCAGGTCAAGCCTGAGAACTTTGCGACCCTCACCAAGGATCTGCAGGTCATTCAGGCCACAGCAACGATCAAATATGCCCTGCGCCCTGATGAAGCAGGCCGTGTCTACAGCACCATCGCCAGCAGTGATCGCGACGTTTATCCGCGCATCATTCAGCCGTCCCTGTTGAAAGCGCTCAAGTCCGTGTTTTCGCAATACGAGCTGGTGACCATCGCCTCGGAGTGGAACGACATCTCTGCGTTGGTGGCCTCCACTGTCGCCGATGAGCTGGATCAGTTCGACTACGTGAAAGTGGTTGGTCTTGATCTCACAGGCCTGGAAATCGCCGAGGAATACCGTGCCGCCATTGAGCAAAAACAGATTGCCGAGCAGCAACTGCTGAGGGCGCAGACCGAAGTGAAGATTGCTGAGCAAGAAGCGCTCCGCTACGACACGCTCAACAAGAGTCTTGATGACCAAGTGCTCTACAAGCTTTTCCTCGACAAATGGGATGGGCAGACCCAGGTGGTTCCTGGTCTGCCGGGGGTGGCTGGCGGTACGCCACCCGTGATTGTCGGCAGGCGATGA
- a CDS encoding chlorophyll a/b-binding protein, whose protein sequence is MADPQYHYEPIEAFGESLTTRRPWNTSALEFVERLNGRTAMVGFAAAVVGELATGHGPAGQVMGLIRWYLS, encoded by the coding sequence ATGGCTGATCCGCAGTATCACTACGAACCAATCGAGGCTTTTGGCGAAAGCCTGACCACCCGACGCCCCTGGAACACCTCCGCTCTGGAATTCGTGGAGCGCCTTAACGGGCGAACGGCCATGGTCGGCTTCGCAGCCGCTGTGGTGGGTGAACTCGCCACCGGCCATGGGCCGGCTGGTCAAGTGATGGGTCTCATTCGCTGGTATCTGAGTTGA
- a CDS encoding AhpC/TSA family protein, which translates to MKAPEALIRRIGKNPDGAARRLVVLLTQLGDFDSMEYAQALVPALPRLEQAGIRPLAIAIGDQAGADRFCDFTGFPPDLLQIEPDHQLHRALGLSAGLQAPGGPWPSLLLMCAGIGSPGTLKEVLRGYTGDRSAPQRFDDDEQVTTGVLPSFPAALFRRAGGGGFQRPFELATVRLRNMNEVLRHWGTYVPDDRFITQRGGTFLLDDDDSLLYVYRDRGILGFSESMARPLAFLDPWLNDAR; encoded by the coding sequence ATGAAAGCGCCTGAAGCACTGATCAGACGAATTGGCAAAAACCCTGACGGAGCTGCTAGACGGTTAGTTGTGCTGTTAACGCAGCTGGGCGACTTCGACTCGATGGAATATGCCCAGGCGTTGGTGCCGGCGCTGCCCAGGCTCGAGCAGGCCGGCATCCGTCCTCTAGCCATCGCCATTGGTGATCAGGCAGGAGCCGATCGTTTCTGCGACTTCACGGGTTTTCCGCCAGATCTGCTGCAGATCGAGCCTGATCACCAGTTGCATCGTGCGCTGGGCCTTTCAGCGGGGCTTCAGGCACCCGGAGGTCCCTGGCCGTCGTTGCTGTTGATGTGCGCCGGCATTGGTTCTCCTGGAACCTTGAAGGAGGTGTTGCGGGGTTATACCGGTGATCGCTCTGCACCACAGCGCTTCGATGATGATGAGCAGGTGACGACCGGGGTCCTGCCATCCTTCCCCGCCGCCTTGTTTCGGCGTGCGGGGGGAGGGGGCTTCCAGCGTCCGTTTGAACTGGCCACGGTTCGTCTGCGCAACATGAACGAAGTGCTGCGGCACTGGGGCACCTATGTGCCCGATGATCGTTTCATCACGCAGCGGGGAGGAACATTCCTTCTCGATGACGACGACTCACTCCTGTACGTCTATCGCGACCGAGGCATTCTTGGATTCTCAGAGTCGATGGCGCGGCCGCTGGCCTTTCTTGACCCCTGGCTAAACGATGCCCGTTGA
- a CDS encoding WbuC family cupin fold metalloprotein: MADLKRLDQSLFNQVAEQSRQRDRLRCNHNLHQDTDVVQRFLNVLQPGTYVRPHRHCREQQGSGFECFLVLQGAIGLLVLNEDGVLLETEILRAAGPVKGIELAENQFHTLVALEPDSVIFELKQGPYQPTHDKDFIASFPQEGTPEACQQELHWRAFFQNDVR; encoded by the coding sequence ATGGCTGATCTGAAGCGTCTGGATCAATCGCTGTTCAATCAAGTGGCGGAGCAGTCGCGTCAGCGTGATCGGCTGCGATGCAACCACAACCTGCATCAGGACACGGATGTGGTCCAGCGATTTCTCAATGTGCTGCAGCCAGGCACCTACGTGCGACCGCATCGCCATTGTCGCGAGCAGCAGGGATCCGGCTTCGAGTGCTTTCTTGTGCTGCAGGGCGCCATCGGCCTGCTCGTTCTGAATGAGGATGGAGTTTTACTCGAGACAGAAATCCTGCGCGCCGCCGGTCCTGTCAAAGGCATCGAACTGGCGGAGAATCAGTTCCACACCCTGGTGGCTCTTGAACCTGACTCCGTGATCTTCGAACTCAAGCAAGGCCCCTACCAGCCCACTCACGACAAAGACTTCATCGCCAGCTTCCCCCAAGAAGGGACCCCTGAAGCGTGTCAGCAGGAGCTGCACTGGCGAGCTTTCTTTCAAAACGACGTGCGGTGA
- a CDS encoding NAD(P)-dependent oxidoreductase yields the protein MTTIALLGTGRLGAAIGHRLLEVGMCLKVWNRDPDRCRSLVSAGALHRDSPAETLLDADTVVTVLRDGPVTSAVVQCLGPLQGRTVIPMGTMGISESVRLSKDVKAQGGCYLEAPVLGSRPEAQKGTLLVMAGGDPEVFELQRPLLQQLGSDPLHMGEVGTGAAAKLALNQLIASLTHGYSLALRLVQASGLEVERFMEVLRPSALYAPTVDKKLGRMLTEHYGDPNFSTSLLRKDLNLFLQESKRAGVDASALEGLALLLQRAEGTDLDAGDYSALHALTKINSDTSE from the coding sequence ATGACAACCATCGCGCTATTGGGCACCGGTCGTCTCGGTGCCGCCATTGGTCATCGCCTCCTGGAGGTGGGGATGTGCCTCAAGGTGTGGAATCGGGATCCTGATCGCTGTCGATCGCTGGTCAGTGCCGGAGCACTGCATCGCGACAGCCCTGCTGAGACGTTGCTGGATGCCGACACCGTGGTCACCGTGCTTCGGGATGGTCCGGTGACCTCTGCGGTTGTGCAGTGTCTTGGGCCGCTGCAAGGGCGCACTGTGATCCCCATGGGCACCATGGGGATCAGTGAAAGCGTGCGCCTCTCAAAGGACGTCAAAGCGCAGGGCGGCTGCTACCTGGAAGCACCTGTGCTGGGCAGTCGCCCGGAAGCGCAGAAAGGGACGCTGCTGGTGATGGCTGGCGGTGATCCAGAGGTTTTTGAGCTTCAACGTCCCTTGTTGCAGCAGCTTGGTTCCGATCCGCTGCACATGGGCGAGGTCGGTACTGGAGCCGCCGCAAAGTTGGCGCTCAATCAACTCATCGCCAGCCTGACCCATGGGTATTCGCTGGCCCTTCGACTTGTGCAGGCATCAGGTCTGGAGGTGGAGCGTTTCATGGAGGTGCTACGTCCCTCCGCTCTGTATGCACCAACGGTGGATAAGAAGCTCGGGCGGATGCTGACGGAGCACTACGGGGATCCCAACTTCAGCACCAGCCTGTTGCGAAAAGATCTGAATCTCTTTTTGCAGGAATCCAAGCGGGCTGGCGTCGATGCGTCTGCCCTGGAGGGGTTGGCGCTGCTGCTTCAGCGCGCTGAAGGTACGGATCTGGATGCAGGCGATTATTCGGCGCTGCACGCTCTCACCAAGATCAACTCAGATACCAGCGAATGA
- a CDS encoding TIGR03894 family protein: MADKELLREVALELWGSVKKLRPGLPRESRLELTLKALMVIGDLQDQVQAAVVVGVIAEQEPPESEPQGQDVTQTADSGSEVEQTPDGRRVVRRRSRAAG; encoded by the coding sequence ATGGCAGACAAGGAACTCCTCAGAGAGGTAGCGCTTGAGCTCTGGGGCTCAGTCAAGAAGCTGCGTCCAGGACTGCCCAGGGAGTCACGCCTGGAACTCACGCTCAAGGCCCTGATGGTGATCGGTGATCTCCAGGATCAGGTGCAGGCCGCTGTCGTTGTGGGGGTGATCGCCGAGCAGGAACCCCCTGAAAGCGAGCCCCAGGGTCAGGATGTGACTCAAACCGCTGATTCAGGCTCAGAGGTGGAGCAAACTCCGGACGGCCGTCGTGTGGTGCGTCGTCGTTCCCGTGCTGCTGGCTGA
- a CDS encoding nuclear transport factor 2 family protein, with protein sequence MNADRLRTLFTKPYGMAAPTEAQWRELYDDNVHFQDPTQERTGIKAYIEAQEGLIQRCDDVYLVPSSIAVEGDTAFIEWEMGLKIKGIEFIYPGASRLRINGEGKVCDHRDYFDFVGPTFEPVPVIGGFVRWLYKRFVD encoded by the coding sequence GTGAACGCCGATCGTCTCCGCACTCTGTTTACCAAGCCCTACGGCATGGCTGCTCCGACCGAGGCGCAATGGCGTGAGCTTTACGACGACAACGTTCATTTCCAGGATCCCACGCAAGAGCGCACGGGCATCAAGGCCTACATCGAGGCCCAAGAGGGGCTGATCCAACGCTGTGACGACGTTTATTTGGTTCCGAGCTCCATCGCCGTGGAAGGCGACACAGCCTTCATTGAGTGGGAAATGGGGCTGAAGATCAAAGGAATCGAATTCATTTACCCCGGTGCCAGCCGCCTACGCATCAATGGCGAGGGCAAAGTCTGCGATCACCGCGACTACTTTGATTTCGTCGGGCCCACCTTTGAGCCTGTGCCGGTGATCGGCGGGTTTGTGCGTTGGCTTTACAAACGCTTTGTGGACTGA
- a CDS encoding SOS response-associated peptidase: MCGRFALSSPVGDLPHPLRERLDAEHRRHYSPRQLISPGEPVLALRRDQAGPEAALMLWGLIPSWSKDPTRGPRPINARSETVADKASFRGAWRHRRCLIPASSFLEKGRRIQRVDGQPFWLAGLWERWLGSDGSEVDTCTILTTTPNALVKPFHQRMPVTIPQGLEEAWMAPADGHQLRALEPLLNPWDPSEWQLVEPESQQGQLSLLGSMGL; this comes from the coding sequence ATGTGCGGCCGTTTCGCGTTGTCCAGTCCCGTTGGCGATCTTCCGCACCCCTTGCGTGAGCGACTGGATGCTGAGCATCGCCGTCATTATTCTCCGCGCCAACTGATCTCTCCAGGCGAACCCGTGTTGGCTTTGCGTCGTGATCAGGCAGGTCCTGAGGCGGCTTTGATGCTTTGGGGGTTGATCCCGAGCTGGAGCAAAGATCCCACGAGGGGCCCTAGACCCATCAATGCTCGCTCCGAAACGGTGGCGGACAAAGCCAGTTTTCGTGGTGCCTGGAGACATCGTCGCTGTCTGATTCCAGCCAGTTCCTTTCTGGAGAAAGGCCGCAGAATCCAGCGTGTCGACGGCCAGCCGTTCTGGTTGGCTGGCCTCTGGGAGCGTTGGCTGGGAAGCGACGGCAGTGAAGTCGACACCTGCACGATCCTCACCACCACTCCGAATGCCCTGGTGAAACCTTTTCACCAACGCATGCCCGTAACGATCCCCCAAGGTCTGGAGGAGGCTTGGATGGCACCTGCTGATGGGCATCAGCTGCGTGCGCTGGAGCCATTGCTCAACCCATGGGACCCATCGGAATGGCAGTTGGTGGAACCAGAGTCTCAGCAAGGACAACTGTCGCTGCTGGGATCCATGGGGTTGTGA
- a CDS encoding pyridoxamine 5'-phosphate oxidase family protein, which produces MPVDQGRVDPIPPWRPLLRGARQREGRAAGSGWLQLASVAHDGTPRVRTLVFRGWSPSGDLELLTDARSEKPSELMHQPQVELCWLFRKAREQFRLRGAAALITPGQDPTGLADHWQKLSPHGRSVWAWPNPGELLSEAGPWPRDVVDGEAVPPHLLLLRIHLSQVEQLDLKPHPHCRRRWQRHDHWCEQRLNP; this is translated from the coding sequence ATGCCCGTTGATCAGGGTCGTGTGGACCCAATTCCTCCATGGAGACCGTTGCTGCGCGGAGCGCGCCAGCGTGAAGGACGCGCCGCAGGATCGGGCTGGCTGCAATTGGCCAGCGTCGCTCACGACGGCACACCCCGGGTGCGCACGTTGGTGTTTCGGGGTTGGAGCCCATCGGGTGATCTGGAGCTGCTCACGGATGCCCGCAGCGAGAAACCTTCTGAACTGATGCATCAGCCTCAGGTGGAGCTGTGTTGGTTGTTCCGCAAGGCACGAGAGCAATTTCGGTTGCGTGGCGCGGCGGCGTTGATCACCCCTGGGCAGGACCCCACAGGTCTGGCGGATCATTGGCAGAAACTCTCTCCCCACGGTCGCAGTGTCTGGGCTTGGCCGAATCCTGGGGAGCTTTTGTCTGAAGCAGGGCCGTGGCCTCGGGATGTGGTCGACGGTGAAGCTGTTCCGCCACACCTGTTGCTCTTGCGTATTCACCTGTCTCAGGTGGAGCAGCTTGATCTGAAGCCTCACCCGCATTGTCGCCGCCGTTGGCAGCGTCACGACCACTGGTGTGAACAGCGGCTCAACCCTTGA
- a CDS encoding DoxX family protein, whose translation MLRTVLSKPFLADAGLLILRVFTGVLLIHHGYEKLANIENFADAFVRPLHLPFPITLSYIAAFSEIGGSWLIITGLLTRFGALAIFGTISVAIYHAIVTSGFNIYLLELLGLYVGAAVAILAVGPGRFAIDELILRRFDPDVRSQTDRLEAAFASTERATGNSSTSVVPDGVS comes from the coding sequence GTGCTCAGAACTGTCCTTTCAAAGCCATTTCTCGCTGACGCTGGCCTCTTGATCCTCCGCGTCTTTACCGGTGTTCTGTTGATTCACCACGGCTACGAGAAGCTCGCCAACATCGAGAACTTCGCTGATGCTTTCGTCAGGCCCTTGCATCTGCCGTTCCCGATCACCCTTTCTTACATCGCTGCCTTCTCCGAGATTGGTGGCAGCTGGCTGATCATTACCGGTTTGCTGACCCGCTTTGGAGCCTTGGCCATCTTCGGAACCATTTCCGTGGCCATCTATCACGCGATCGTGACGTCCGGATTCAATATCTATCTCCTTGAGCTGCTTGGTCTTTATGTGGGTGCAGCGGTTGCCATTTTGGCTGTTGGTCCAGGGCGTTTCGCCATCGATGAATTGATTCTCCGCCGTTTCGACCCCGACGTTCGGTCTCAGACTGATCGTCTCGAAGCTGCCTTCGCCTCCACCGAGCGTGCAACAGGTAATTCCAGCACCTCAGTTGTTCCGGATGGTGTGAGCTGA
- a CDS encoding glutathione S-transferase family protein — protein MVALNPATALSWSELEAMAPPAAERVEGPANAQATLRLFGQPESTVRVTLFRDHHAWCPYCQKVWLWLEFRRIPYRIRKVTMRCYGPKEPWFTALVPSGMLPALELDGRLITESDRILEALETTFGPVGAPMGDRRVRALRDLERLLFRAWCLWLCTPGLNERQERQARDQFQAVARQMEDALAAGGGTWLDPDAPEGSTPGTADLVFIPYVERMNASLAYFKGFALRQAHPGIDRWLSALEQLETYRGTQSDMHTHAHDLPPQMGGCWADGSEDQRTMAAAVDAGQGLGELESRWAPALAEGLPRERALERVLRHRSTLLARNPLGDGFDQPLRAALTALMLGRPVSPEPGSAAALRYLRDRISVPRDMPLHSARALRRALESTAVLDGDQQPAPLPFEHRFDQDPRPFL, from the coding sequence ATGGTTGCCCTCAATCCCGCCACGGCTCTGAGCTGGTCTGAGTTGGAGGCCATGGCACCGCCCGCTGCGGAGCGGGTCGAAGGACCTGCCAATGCGCAAGCCACTCTGCGTCTCTTTGGTCAGCCTGAATCGACGGTGCGCGTCACGCTGTTTCGGGATCACCATGCTTGGTGCCCCTACTGCCAGAAGGTTTGGCTTTGGTTGGAATTTCGCAGGATCCCCTATCGGATCCGCAAGGTCACCATGCGCTGTTATGGGCCCAAGGAGCCATGGTTCACAGCCCTAGTTCCATCGGGGATGCTTCCAGCGCTGGAACTGGATGGGCGGCTGATTACGGAAAGCGACCGGATTCTTGAGGCACTCGAGACGACTTTCGGGCCCGTTGGTGCTCCGATGGGTGATCGCCGCGTACGCGCCTTACGTGATCTTGAACGGTTGCTGTTCCGGGCCTGGTGCCTCTGGTTGTGCACACCAGGCCTCAATGAACGCCAGGAACGTCAGGCCCGCGACCAGTTTCAGGCTGTGGCACGACAGATGGAGGACGCCCTTGCGGCCGGGGGTGGCACCTGGTTGGATCCCGATGCCCCTGAGGGATCAACCCCGGGCACGGCCGACCTGGTGTTCATCCCCTATGTCGAGCGCATGAACGCGTCGTTGGCTTATTTCAAAGGATTTGCGCTGCGCCAAGCGCATCCGGGAATCGATCGCTGGCTCTCGGCGCTTGAACAACTGGAGACCTATCGCGGTACCCAGAGTGATATGCACACGCATGCCCATGATCTGCCGCCGCAGATGGGTGGATGTTGGGCGGATGGCAGTGAGGACCAGCGCACCATGGCTGCTGCTGTGGATGCTGGGCAGGGGCTCGGTGAGCTGGAGAGTCGCTGGGCTCCGGCGCTGGCTGAAGGGCTGCCGCGAGAGCGGGCGCTGGAGCGCGTGCTGCGTCATCGGAGCACGCTCTTGGCGCGCAATCCCCTTGGCGACGGGTTTGACCAGCCCCTGCGAGCGGCACTCACGGCTTTGATGCTGGGTCGGCCGGTGTCTCCCGAGCCTGGATCGGCTGCCGCCTTGCGCTACCTGCGTGATCGCATCTCAGTGCCTCGAGACATGCCGTTGCACAGTGCCCGTGCACTCAGGCGCGCTCTGGAGTCCACCGCTGTTCTGGATGGGGATCAGCAACCGGCACCGCTCCCGTTCGAGCATCGCTTCGATCAAGACCCTCGTCCGTTTCTTTGA